Part of the Streptomyces europaeiscabiei genome is shown below.
GCTCTGCGGGCCGGCGCCGACATCGTCGTCACCGGACGGGTCACCGACGCCGCTCTGACGCTCGGCCCGGCGATTGCCGAATTCGGCTGGGGCCGTGAGGACTTCGACCTGCTCGCCGCCGGTGTCGCGACCGGGCATGTGCTCGAATGCGGCGCGCAGACAACGGGTGGGAACTATGCCGGCTTCACCGCCCTGGACACCTCGAGGCCGCTCGGTTTCCCGCTGGCCGAGATCTGCGAGGACGGCACCGCCGTCATCACCAAGCATCCCGGCAGCGGCGGTGCGGTGACGGTGGACACTGTCACCGCCCAGCTCGTCTACGAGGTCGGTGGCGCGCTGTATGCCAACCCGGACGTCACCGTCTGTCTCGACACCGTGGCGCTTGAGCAGGCGGGCGAGGACCGGGTGAAGGTCACAGGAGTGCGGGGGCAGGCTCCGCCGCCCGCGACGAAGGTCGCCCTCAACCGGCTCGGCGGATACCGCAACAGCGTCGAATTCGTACTCACGGGGCTCGAGATCGAGCAGAAGGCGGCCTGGGTACGCCGTCAGATGCAGCAGGCACTCGCGGTCCGGGCGCCCCAGCAGGTCACGTGGGATCTCGTCCGCACGGACAGGCCCGATGCCGCGACCCAGTCCGAGGCGTCCGCGCTGCTGCGCTGCCACGTCAAGGACCCGGACGCCGCCGTTGCCGGCCGCTCCTTCAGCAGCGCCGCCGTCGAGCTCGCTCTGGCTTCGTACCCGGGATTCCACGTCACCGCCCCACCCGGGCCCGCGACCCCGTACGGAGTCTTCGAAGCCGGGTACGTGCCGCAGGGAGATGTACCGCACACCGTGGTCCTGCACGACGGTCGCCGGATCGACGTACCCGCTCAATCGGTGACCGCGCCGATCACCGTCGAAGGGCCGCTGCACCATACCGACTGGGAAAGCGAGCAGACCGGCCCTCGGCCCACGGCGCCGGCGATTTGGGGGCCGATCACGCAAACGCCCCTGGGAAGGCTGCTGTTCGCGCGGTCCGGTGACAAGGGTGGCAGTGCGAACGTCGGCGTCTGGGTTCCTGCCGGGCATCCGAGGCGCGAGGACGTCTTCGCCTGGCTGACCGGCTGGCTCGATGCTGATGCGGTCAGGCGGCTGCTGCCGGAGGCTGCGGTCCTCGACGTCACGGTGCACCCTCTGCCGAACCTGTCGGCGGTCAACATCGTCATCGACGGCCTGCTCGGTGAAGGGGTCGCCTCCTGCACGCGCTTCGATCCCCAGGCCAAAGCGGTCGGAGAGTGGCTCCGCTCCCGCAACGCGCCGATCCCACAAGGGTTCTTGGCGTGAACCTCCTCCGTGAGCTGCTGACAGCCCTGGCCAGCGTACGTACCCCGGCCCACGCCGATGGGTGGCTGGCTGCACACCCGCACCACCCCGGTCCGCAGGGCGCAGACGACATGACTGGGCTCGACGAGCTGCTGGCCGTGCTTCGCGTGGAGGGAGACCGGCTGCGCGCCGCGGTTGCGCAGGCGTCCGAGGCACAGTGGCGTACGGCCACCGCAGCCCCGGGTTGGGACGTCGCCGCCCAGATCGCCCACCTTGCCTGGACCGAGGAGGCCGCACTGTGCGCCGTCCGCGCTTCCCGCGGCGACGGCGGAGACTGGGAGGCGCTCGTGCGCCGCGCACAGCGGTGCCCCGAACGGTTCGTCGATGATGAGGCCGTCAAGGCGGCCTCCCAGCCCACCCCAGCGATCATCAAGCGCTGGGACACCGCGCGCTGCAGGCTCCCCGAGGAACTGCGGAGCGCCACCGGAAAACTGCCATGGTTCGGTCCGCCGATGTCACCGGCCTCCATGGTGACCGCGCGCCTGATGGAGACCTGGGCCCACGGCCTGGACGTGTACCAGGCCCTGGGTGTCGAGCCCGACGTCACCGACTCCATTCGTCACATCTGCCACCATGGAGTACGCACCCGCGACGTTGCCTACCTCGTACACCGGCTCTCCCCGCCTGCCGAGGAGTTCCGGCTGGAGCTGACTGCTCCCAGCGGTGCGACCTGGGCATGGGGCCCGGTCGACTCCTCTCAGCGCATCACCGGACCGGCCTTCGACTTCGCACGCGTGGTCACTCAGCGCATCCACCGCGACGACACCGCGCTGAGAGCTGTCGGCTCGGACGCCGAAGTGTGGCTGGCGATCGCGCAAGCCTTCGCTGGCCCGCCTGGAGAGGGACGTCGCCCATCAGCGACGGCTCTGGGAAAGTCCGCGGCCACGCTCCAGGAGCGCTGATGCGCCCACACTCCACGACCTCAGACGCCGGATGTCCACGCCGTCACCCGCCACTCACCAGGACGAGACCATGAGGACCACGATCGACCCTGCCTCGGTGGCCTACGCCACCAACCGTGAAGCGATGCTGGAACGCGTCGCCGACCTCACCGAACAGCACGCCCGGGCGCTCGCCGGAGGCGGAGCCAAGAACGTCGAACGGCACCACCGCAGGGGGAAGCTCACTGCTCGCGAACGCATCGAGCTGCTCCTTGATCCGGACGCACCATTCCTCGAGCTGAGCACGCTGGCCGGCTGGGGATCGGACTTCGCCGTCGGTGGCTCGCTCGTCACCGGCATCGGCGCGGTAGAGGGCGTCGAATGCATGATCGTCGCCCACGATCCGACCGTGCGCGGCGGATCCAGCAATCCGGTCTCTTTGAAGAAGAGCTTCCGGGCCGCGCAGATCGCCGCGGAGAACCGGCTGCCGACGATCAACCTCGTCGAGTCCGGAGGCGCCGATCTGCCTACGCAGAAGGACATCTTCATTCCTGGCGGCCGGAGCTTCCGTAACCTCACCGAGGCCAGCGCGGACCGCCGCCCCACCATTGCGCTCGTCTTCGGGAACTCCACCGCCGGCGGAGCCTACGTGCCCGGCATGAGCGACTACGTCGTGATGGTCGCCGGCGGAGCGAAGGTCTTCCTCGGCGGGCCGCCGCTGGTGAAGATGGCCACCGGCGAGGAGTCCGACGACGAGTCGCTCGGCGGAGCCGAGATGCACGCCCGCACTTCCGGACTGGCGGACTACCTCGCCGCCGACGAGCACGACGCCATCCGGCTGGGGCGGCAGATCGTGCGACGCCTCAACTGGCGCAAGGCCGGACCCGCTCCCCGGATTGGCTACGCCGACCCGCTGTTCGACCCCGAAGAGCTGCTCGGGATCGTCCCGACCGACTTGAAGATCCCCTTCGATCCGCGTGAAGTGATCGCGCGGATGGTCGACGGCAGCGAGTTCGACGAGTTCAAGCCTCTGTACGGCACGAGCCTGGTCACCGGCTGGGCCCAGCTGCACGGCTACCCCATCGGAATCCTCGCCAACGCCCAGGGCGTGTTGTTCAGCAAGGAGGCGCAGAAGGCGGGCCAGTTCATACAGCTCGCCAACCAGACCGATACTCCGCTGCTGTTCCTGCACAACACCACCGGCTACATGGTCGGCAAGGAGTACGAGCAGGGCGGGATCATCAAGCACGGCGCCCAGATGATCAACGCCGTCTCCAACTCGCGGGTCCCGCACCTGTCGGTCGTCATGGGCGCGTCCTACGGCGCAGGCCACTACGGCATGAGCGGCCGCGCCTACGACCCTCGATTCATGTTCACCTGGGTCGGCGCGAAGTCCGCGGTCATGGGACCTGCGCAGCTCGCCGGTGTCGTCTCCATCGTCTCCCGCCAGGCTGCAGCAGCCAAGGGCCTGCCCTTCGACGAGCAGGCCGACGTCAAGATGCGGGCGGTGATCGAGGAGCAGATCGAAAGAGAGTCACTGGCCTACTTCACCTCCGGGATGCTCTACGACGACGGCGTCATCGACCCGCGCGACACCCGCACCATCCTCGGCATCTGCCTGTCCGCCATCCACTCCGCGCCGGTCGAGGGCGCTCAGGGCTACGGGGTGTTCCGCCTGTGACCCGCACATCAGCGGCACCCGCCGCACCCCATGTCGCCGAGGCGCCACTGCCCCGAGGAAGAGTTCTGATGATCCGCAAGGTCCTGGTCGCGAACCGAGGAGAGATCGCACGACGGGTGTTCCGTACATGCCGGGACCTCGGCATCGCGACGGTGGCTGTCCACTCCGACGCCGACGTCCACGCACCGTTCGTGCGCGAAGCCGACGTCGCCGTGCGGCTGCCCGGTAACGCACCCTCGGAGACCTACCTGCGTGGCGACTTGATCATCGCGGCCGCGCGGCTCGCCGGCGCGGACGCCGTCCACCCCGGCTACGGGTTCCTGTCCGAGAACGCGGACTTCGCCCGGGCCGTCGAGGCAGCCGGACTGGCCTGGATCGGTCCGACACCGGAATCGATCGAGGCCATGGGCAGCAAGATCCGCGCCAAGCAGATCATGGCCGAGGCCGGGGTTCCCATCCTCGACGTCGGCATCGAGGCTGTCACACACGCGATGCTGCCGCTGCTGGTCAAGGCATCCGCAGGCGGCGGCGGTCGGGGCATGCGCGTCGTTGAGTCGCTGGACCAGTTGGACGGCGAACTCGCCAAGGCCGAAGCGGAGGCCCGGTCCGCGTTCGGCGACGGCACCGTGTTCGTCGAGCCCTACCTGCCCATGGCCCGCCATGTCGAGGTTCAGGTGCTCAGCGACGCCCACGGCACCACGTGGATCGTGGGCGACCGTGACTGCTCCATCCAGCGCCGCCACCAGAAGGTCATCGAAGAAGCACCTGCCCCCAACCTGTCGGACACGGCCCGGGAGACGTTGCACAGCGCCGCTCGTGCGGCCGCGGAGGCCGTCGGCTACCGGGGAGCCGGCACGGTGGAGTTCCTCGTTGACGGCGATCGTGTCTTCTTCCTGGAGATGAACACCCGCCTCCAGGTCGAGCACGCGGTCACCGAATGCGTGACCGGCCTGGATCTGGTGGCCCACCAGATCGCAGTAGCGGAGGGCCGCCCGCTCCAGGGCCAGCCGCCCGCTCCCTCGGGCCACGCCATTGAGGTCCGCCTGTACGCCGAGGACCCGGCCGACGGCTTCGCCCCACAGACCGGCCGCATCCGGGCCTTCGACCTCGGCGGCACGGCCTTCGGCATCCCTCACGCCCCGGCCCTGCGCGTGGACTCCGGCGTAGAGGCCGGCAGTGAGGTCGGGATCCACTACGACGCCATGCTTGCCAAGGTCATCGCCTACGCCGCCGACCGCCCCTCGGCGATCCGCATGCTCGACGACGCGCTACGCCGCGGCAGGATCCACGGCGTCACCACCAACACCGACCTGCTACGTGCCGCTCTCAACGACGACGAGTTCACCGCCGGCCGGATGCATACCTCACTCCTCGACCAGCGCATCGACGACTGGACAGCAGGCGTCGGCGAACGCGCCGTGCACAAGGCGGCACTGGCCGCGGCAGTCTGCGAAGCGGCCCGGGCAGCCGCCTTCGCACCTGTACTGGCGCGCATCCCCGCTGCCTGGCGCAACGTGCCCAGCGGCCCCCGGGTGCGCACCTATCGGCGAGGCCGGACCGAATACGCGGTCACATACGCCTCTCAGGGACAGCGCCTCGTCTCCGACTACATCGAGAACGTCTCCGTGCTCGACGCCTGCGGCGATTACGTCTTGCTCCAGGACGGCGGTCTGCGCGAGACCTACCATGTGGCGGTCGGCGACGGCGTCGTCGATGTCAGCGGCCCGCACGGCGCGTTCGCTTTGGACGTCGTTCCCGTCTTCGTGGACCCAGCCGAAGCAGTGGCACACGGATCCCTGCTCGCCCCCATGCCGGCCACCGTCATCGCCGTGGCCGTCGAAGTCGGCGACCAGATCAACAAGGGCGACCCCGTCGTGCTGTTGGAGGCCATGAAGATGCAGCACACCGTTGCCGCGCCGGCCCCCGGCATCGTCACCGCGCTAGAAGTGAGCGTCGGACAGCAGGTCACGGCAAGTGCCGTGCTCGCGATCATTGAGGAGAAGGAAGCATGAACACATTCATGGAGGCGGACGAGCGTCGCGCGCTGCGCGCGGCGGTAAGCGACCTGGGCAAGAAATATGGCGCCTCGTACTTTTACGACACGGCCCGCGACGGTCGGAAGACCACGGAACTGTGGAACGAGGCGGCGGCCCTCGGCTACCTCGGGGTGTGCGTCCCGCAGGAGTACGGCGGAGGCGGAGGTGACATCGGTGACCTCGCCGCTGTTCTGGAAGAACTCGCCGCCGCAGGTTGCCCTCTGATGCTCCTGGTGGTCTCGCCCGCCATCGTCGGCACGATCATCGCCGAGTTCGGAACCGATGAACAGAAGCAGCACTGGCTGCCCGGCATCGCCGACGGAACCGCCAAGTACGCCTTCGGCATCACCGAACCGGACGCCGGGTCTAACTCGCACAACATCACCACGCACGCACGCCGCGACGGAACCGACTGGATCCTCAACGGCAGGAAGACCTTCATCAGCGGCGTCGACGAGGCCAGCCATGTGCTGATCGTCGGCCGCACCGAGGACAGGACGGGCAGGCTCAAGCCTGCCCTGTTCATGGTGCCGACCGACGCCGACGGGTTCACCCGGCACGAGATCAGCATGGGCCTGACCTCTCCGGAGAAGCAGTTCACCTTGTTCCTGGACGACGTCCGGCTGCCCGGAGACGCACTCGTCGGCAAGGAGAACGCCGGCCTCGAACAGCTCTTCGCCGGCCTGAACCCCGAGCGGATCATGGTGGCCTCCTCCGCCATCGGCACCGCCAGATGGGCGCTGGGCAGGGCTGTCGAGTACGCCCGCGAGCGAGAGGTGTGGGCCACCCCGATCGGGTCCCACCAAGCCATCGCGCACCCCCTCGCCAGGATCCACATCGAGATCGAGGCAGCACGACTGCTGACGCAGAAAGCCGCGGCGCTGCTCGCCTCCGGCGATCTGCTCGCCGCGGGTGAAGCGGCCAACATGGCCAAGTACGCCGCGGGCGAGGCCGCCTGCGCTGCTGTCGACCAGGCGATCCAGACCCACGGCGGCAACGGTCTGGCCGAAGAGTACGGACTGGTCCAAGCCCTCGCCACCTCCCGGCTGTCCCGCGTGGCGCCCGTAAGCCGGGAGATGGTGCTGAACTTCATCGCCCAGTCCTCCCTCGGCCTGCCCCGCTCCTACTGACCCGCCCGACACCGCGAATGGACACCATGCCCAGCGAACTCGTCCATCTGGAACTCTCCGACCACGTCGCCACCGTCACCCTCGACAGCCCGCACAACCGCAACGCCCTCAGCCGCGAACTTGTCCGGCAACTGGGCGAGCGGCTCTCAACGGCCGAAGCCGACCCCGATACACGAGTCGTCCTGTTGCGCTCCGCACACCCCGTCTTCTGCGCCGGCGCTGACCTCACGGAGGCCGCGTCCGGCACCGGGGCGGACGGGCCACGGCAGCTCGTCGCCCTGCAGGCCCAGATCGCGGGGATGGCCAAACCTGTGGTGGTCGAACTCCGCGGCCCCGTCAGAGCTGGAGGGCTCGGCATCGTCGGAGCCGCGGACATCGTCCTGGCGGCCGAAACCGTCACCTTCGCCCTCACCGAGGTCCGCCTTGGCCTCGCCCCCGCGGTCATTTCCCTCAGCCTGCTCGAACGCCTCTCGCCGCGCGCGGCCGCCGATGTCTTCCTCTCGGCCAGGACGTTCGGAGCGGCGGAAGCGGCCGACATGGGCTTGATCACACGGGCTGTACCGGATGCGGAAGTCGCCTCCGCCGTGGACGACACCCTCAACGCGATCGTGAAGGGGAACCTCCAGGGACTCTCGGAGACCAAACAACTCCTCAACTGCGACGTCTTGGAGCGAATCGAACGGGATGGTGAATACGCAGCCCGGCGATCCGCCGAACTGTTCGACAGCGAGGAGGCCCGCGCAGCGATGAAAGCGTTCCTGACCCGCACCCGGCCATAGCTGATTCCGTCGTTCGGTTTCCGTAGATCGGTCTGTGGAGACTCCGCAGACGCCGACGAGGACGGGGTACGCCCCACCGTTGCTGTCCTCTACCGGCTGCCCGGTGGAGGGCGTGCAGCGTGGACTCAGCACGGCCGTTACCCCGACAACCAGCACATGGCCGGGGCCCGCGCAATCCAAGGCATGCGCAAAACCACGCTCAGATCCACACCTCCCTCGTAGAACACGACTGCCTGCTCGCTGAGCACTGGGTAGATGCCGGGTACCTCACCGCCGCCCATATCCGCGCCGCCCGCGTCAGGCACGGCGTTGAACTGCACGGGCCGCTTGCTGGCGAACACATCGTCCCGGGGGACAAGGGGGCCGTCGGGCTGGATGCGTTCTCCGTCGCTGTGCGCGTCTTCTGGTTCTTGGATTCCCGCTGTTCGGATGCAGCCCATCCTGTCGTGTGAGGCTGTGCCCCTCATGCCGAAGGAGCGGCCGGGTTGGGTGTGCATCAGTGCGGCCGATCGTAATTCCTGAGGAGGAAGCCCCGCTTCGTCAACCGCCCTCGCCAGGAGGGAGCTCGGTCGCTGAGCCCGAGTTCAAGCCGTGCCGTCGACGCGCGGTACGAGACGAATCGCCTCACTCCTCCCGCTCCGGGGACGACATGAGCCCAACAAGAATGTGTGAGCCCCATGCGCAGCGCTGCCGCCTCCCCGGTGGTTCCTTCGACAGCCAGAGGAGCGCACCCCCCAACGCCTTGCTGAGGCGATGGTCTCCCAGGAGAGATGGATGATTCCATGAAGAGCCGACGGAGAGTGAGATGACATGACCGACACTCCACCCACCGCTACGACGCCCTTCGATCGCCCCCAAGGGCTCGATTCGCCACTCGTGCCGAAGATCATCAAACTGGCGTCCCGGCGCAATGTCGGCGTCTATCGCGCCACGGGCGGCCGGATCGGCGGCAAGTGGAGGATCGGGAGCGCCTTCCCCGCGGCGTGCCCGTCTGCCTCGTGACCACCAGAGGGCGCAAGAGTGGCTTGCCACGGACTCAGCCTCTGCCTTTTACGGACGATGGTGATCGTGTGGTTCTCGTGGCATCACAGGGCGGGCTGCGGAACAACCCCTTGTGGTATCGGAATCTTCAAGCAGATCCGCAGATCACCGTTCAGATCCGCAGCAACGTGCGTCGCATGCTCGCCCGCACAGCCGGGCCTGCCGAGCGCGCAGTGCTGTGGCCGCGACTTGTCGCTATGTACGCTGACTTCGACAAGTACCAGGCGTGGACGGCCTGGCAGATCCCGGTTGTCATCTGCGAGCCGGCCCCGTAGGCGACCCAAAGAGCGTTTCTCCTGTGCGTGACTTCGACGAAGAGGACGCTCGCGGCGGCTTGCGGTAAGGCGTCTCAGCTGGATGCTCTGCGATCGGGCCCGATGGACCGCCACCGCATCAACGTGCTGTTCGCGATGCTCCGCGACGGCACTTTCTACGAACCTCGCATCCCCGCAGCAGCCGTCGCATGACCAGCTCAGGCTCGACGAAGGACATAGAGGCCCCCCTCATCGCCGAGGACGAAGATGAACGACTCACCACGTCCGCCGCACCTTGCCTCCGCACTCGACGGGGGGCGGTTGCGGCGGCTGTTCTGGAAGGTCCGGGAGCCGGACGGGGGACCGACTGCCGGACGAGGAGGGAGCGCCCCGGGCAGGAGCCGCTTCCTGTGGTGCCTGGGCACTCGGCCCAGAGCAACGCCTCGACCGTGATGGGCAGTTTGTGCGCCCCTGCGGCCGGTCGCGTTGAAGACCGCGTTCGCGATGGCGGGCGCGACACCCATCAGCACGAGCTCGCCGAGGCCCTTGACCCCGGCGCGCATCTCGATTGCGGAGGTGTTGTCTGCTCGACGGTGATGATGGTCTCGGCCGCTTCGCATCCGGGGGCTGTCGCCTGGATGCGGATCTCGCCGACGGCGGTAGGCCGTACGATCGCCAGAACCCGTCCGTTGTAGGTGTGCCGTTCGGCCGCGTCGAACCGCTCTTGCGTCTGCGGGGCGGCGCTGCCCAGGGCGATCAGCTCGCCGGGGCCGGAGACCTCCACACGGACCGGTCGGTCGGCGCCGGTCCAGCAGGTCCCGTGTGGGTCGGTCAGGGTGAGGGTGACGAAGCAGAGTTCGCCGTGCGCCGCAGTAACAGTCGGCCGGTCCGCCTCTGCGGTCAGCGTCACCGGGCCCTGGGCCGAGGCAAGCCGGCAGCGGCCCGTCTCTTCTCCGTTCCGGTACGCGACGGCGCACAGCTCTCCGGGCTCGTACGGGAGGTCGAAGGCGGCGCGGAAGCGGTGTGCCGGGCCCGTCGGCGCGCGGCCCACCGGGCGGTCGTCGAGACAGAGTTCGACCTCGTCGGCGTCGCTGTAGACCTCGACGGTGACGGGCTTGCCTTCCCAGCCGGGCCAGGTCCAACTGGCGATGCTGTCGCTCCATGCCCAGGGGGTGCCAATGAAGGTCCTGCCGTGGGTCTCAGGGTTCTGGACGGCGATGTAGGGGGCAGTGCGCAGGCCGAAGACGATCTCGCGGTAGTAGGAGGCGGGGCGCCGGTGGCCGGTGATGTCGACGTCTCCGCAGCCCGCGAGGAGGTGGGGGAAAGGGGCACCCATGACGATCTGGGGGTTCTCGGGGGTCGCGTACTGGGGGCGGCCGATGCCGACCTCGCCGAGGTAGTCCCAGCCGGTCCAGGTGAAGTCGCCGATGACGTGGCTGTACTGCTCCACCAGCTGCCAGGTGCGGTCGATGCGGGTGGGGAAGGTCTCGGTGCCCAGGATGATCCGGTTCGGGAAGAGCTCCCGGTCGAGGGCGTAGCGGCTATCGGCGTAGTTCATGCCGGCGACATCAAGGACGCTGAAGGACTCGGCCGTGCGCTGGGTGACCACGTCGGAGGCGCTGATGTCGTTCGTCGTGTCGGACATCTCTGCCATCAGGGTGTTGATGCCCGCGCCGCTCTCGGCTTCCTCCTCTTTCTCCATCTCGTGCAGAGCGGCGGCATCGGATAGGGCGGCAAAATGGCAGTTGATGGCGTTGGTGACGTAGCGGCTGCTGTCGAGGGAGCGGATCTTCTCGGCGAGCTTGCGGCCCCAGGCGGCGCCGACCGCGGATCCGGTCTCGGGGATCTCGTTGCCGATCGAATACATGATGACGCTGGGGTGGTTGTAGTCCTTCGCGACCATCGCCTCCACGTCGCGCTCCCACCACTCGGGAAAGTGCAGGCTGTAGTCGAATCCGCTCTTGGCGGACGTCCACACGTCGAAGGTCTCGTCGACCACAAGCATGCCGTGCCGGTCACAAGCGTCGAGCATGGCCTTGCTCATCGGGTGGTGGGACATGCGGACGGCGTTGAAGCCGGCGTCCTTGAGGATCTGCACCCGCCGTTCCTCGGCGCGGGCGTAGGTGGCCGCGCCGAGGGGGCCGTTGTCGTGGTGGATGCACGTCCCTCGCAGCTTGACGCTGCGGCCGTTGATACGCAGTCCCCGGTCGGGGTCGAGCTTCAGCGAGCGGATGCCGAAGTGAACGCTGTCGCTGTCCAGCGGTTGGCCGGCGTCGCTCAGGGTGAGACGACAGCTGTACAGATGGGGGCTGTCCACGTCCCACAGCCGGGCCTCATGCAGGTACACGCGTGAGCGGACGGTGGCGTACTCGCCGGGCAGCACGGTGACCTTGGTGACGTCGTCCGCCACCGCGTTCCCCGAGGAATCGAGGACACTCACGGCGAGGTCGAGTGTGCGCAGGGCGATGGAGTCGTTGCGCAGTCGGGTCGCGACCTCAACCACCGCCTGCTCGCCTTCCACGTCCAACGTGGTCACACGGACTCCGTCCGGGGCGATGCGCACGATGTCACCGGTGAGCATCCAGACGTCGCGGTAGATGCCTGCCCCGGTGTACCAGCGGGAGTCCTGGTGGGCGCGTGCCTCCACGCGGATCTCGTTGTCCTGGCCGTACCGAAGATAGGGGTCGGCGTCGACGGTGAAGTGGGAGTAGCCGTAGGGACGCTGGCCGGCGAAGTCGCCGTTGATGTGCACGGTGGCGTCGCGGTAGACACCCTCAAACTGGAAAAGGATCCGCTTGCCGCGCAGCTCCTCCGGCACGAAGAACGCTTTGCGGTACTCGAAGACACCGCCCCGGAAGTAGGCGCCCGCGCCGGACTCGATCGTCAGTGCACCGTCCGGAGGAACGCGATCCTGACCGATCATCGCGTCGTGCGGCAGCGTGACGGTATGGAACGGGGCGACGGGGCCGCTCATTTCCGCGAAGGGGTTCACCTTGCGCCGGGTCTGCCAGTCGTCGTTGAAGGAGGTGCGGATCAATGTGGGTCCTCTTCGCCGAATACCAGGGGTGGAGCCGTGGGGCCTGAAGACGCAGCGCCGGGCCCGTGCCAACGGGCTCACGCCACGGAACGTTACTTATATCGCGTACTTAAACGTGTAGGTGAACGTGGGCGTAGGCTAGTCCGCGGTCCTGAATCTTGACAAGAGGCTTATCGGAGGGTGGCTGCATGACCGGGACATCCAGCGGCAGGCGGGTGATCAGCCGGGATGCCGCGCCGAAGGCCGGGGTCTCCCGCCCCACGGGGAGCCACGTACTCAATAACGTCCCGCACCAGAAGATCCCCGAGGTGACGCGCCGCAGGGTGTGTGGCGCGGCCGACCAGTCCGGAGCCGACCGCGAACCAGGCACGCCGGGCCGGTCTGCCGACCACTCACATGAACAGCAGGCCGGCGACGAAGCCGATCGGCAGTCCGATCAGG
Proteins encoded:
- a CDS encoding glycoside hydrolase family 2 TIM barrel-domain containing protein; translated protein: MIRTSFNDDWQTRRKVNPFAEMSGPVAPFHTVTLPHDAMIGQDRVPPDGALTIESGAGAYFRGGVFEYRKAFFVPEELRGKRILFQFEGVYRDATVHINGDFAGQRPYGYSHFTVDADPYLRYGQDNEIRVEARAHQDSRWYTGAGIYRDVWMLTGDIVRIAPDGVRVTTLDVEGEQAVVEVATRLRNDSIALRTLDLAVSVLDSSGNAVADDVTKVTVLPGEYATVRSRVYLHEARLWDVDSPHLYSCRLTLSDAGQPLDSDSVHFGIRSLKLDPDRGLRINGRSVKLRGTCIHHDNGPLGAATYARAEERRVQILKDAGFNAVRMSHHPMSKAMLDACDRHGMLVVDETFDVWTSAKSGFDYSLHFPEWWERDVEAMVAKDYNHPSVIMYSIGNEIPETGSAVGAAWGRKLAEKIRSLDSSRYVTNAINCHFAALSDAAALHEMEKEEEAESGAGINTLMAEMSDTTNDISASDVVTQRTAESFSVLDVAGMNYADSRYALDRELFPNRIILGTETFPTRIDRTWQLVEQYSHVIGDFTWTGWDYLGEVGIGRPQYATPENPQIVMGAPFPHLLAGCGDVDITGHRRPASYYREIVFGLRTAPYIAVQNPETHGRTFIGTPWAWSDSIASWTWPGWEGKPVTVEVYSDADEVELCLDDRPVGRAPTGPAHRFRAAFDLPYEPGELCAVAYRNGEETGRCRLASAQGPVTLTAEADRPTVTAAHGELCFVTLTLTDPHGTCWTGADRPVRVEVSGPGELIALGSAAPQTQERFDAAERHTYNGRVLAIVRPTAVGEIRIQATAPGCEAAETIITVEQTTPPQSRCAPGSRASASSC
- a CDS encoding helix-turn-helix domain-containing protein produces the protein MTGTSSGRRVISRDAAPKAGVSRPTGSHVLNNVPHQKIPEVTRRRVCGAADQSGADREPGTPGRSADHSHEQQAGDEADRQSDQGELGELCDLALGQSGPQECAN